In Streptomyces sp. NBC_01717, one DNA window encodes the following:
- a CDS encoding AAA family ATPase translates to MSDLKDQEPRAGASFLPGPPIDRTRVEGFQRWRCTRDLFVPAPVLTMAQYADLTPRRRHIHNLHRLATHSSLPVQGTPMSEAVGWTVKARIEDGAFSHKAGIRTGVMVNGGGAQGKTETVCEALAAFEEEWLKVNNYLNPGAVMGTRDLVAPVAYVRCPVKATPISTCKRILDYFGEDYKGMRLEDLVRTVHDALAEHGTKALVIDDITRLKLHREADQDVLDLLLEMMSMTVTLILVGVGIPTSGLLRRGRLDPATKQWVFPPIKDRGRSPNDLAATQHERRFELVHLDPFSYETPAGINAWIVHLRGLEKCVRLLHDTAGMLTEQDMPEYLFQRTNGVVGLLEKLIQRGCRLAIENGSERLTRTLLDRCAISPTDLADLDAESGEQPVIPPVRSKPPQKARSRNTVFDDDGPAAESAV, encoded by the coding sequence ATGAGCGACTTGAAGGACCAAGAACCCCGAGCCGGGGCCTCGTTCCTGCCCGGTCCCCCGATCGACCGCACCCGGGTCGAGGGGTTCCAGCGCTGGCGGTGCACCCGCGACCTGTTCGTGCCGGCCCCCGTGCTGACGATGGCCCAGTACGCCGATCTGACTCCGCGTCGGCGCCATATCCACAACCTGCACCGGCTGGCCACTCACAGCAGTCTGCCGGTGCAGGGCACTCCGATGAGCGAGGCGGTGGGGTGGACGGTGAAGGCCCGGATCGAGGACGGGGCGTTCAGTCACAAGGCCGGTATCCGCACCGGGGTCATGGTCAACGGCGGTGGAGCGCAGGGCAAGACCGAGACGGTCTGCGAGGCGCTGGCAGCTTTCGAGGAGGAGTGGCTGAAGGTGAACAACTACCTCAACCCGGGCGCCGTCATGGGCACCAGGGACCTGGTCGCGCCGGTCGCCTATGTGCGCTGCCCGGTCAAGGCGACGCCGATCTCCACCTGCAAGCGGATCCTGGACTACTTCGGCGAGGACTACAAGGGAATGCGCCTGGAGGACCTGGTCCGCACTGTCCACGACGCCCTCGCCGAGCACGGCACCAAAGCGCTGGTGATCGACGACATCACCCGTCTCAAGCTCCATCGGGAGGCCGACCAGGACGTCTTGGACCTGCTGCTGGAGATGATGAGCATGACTGTGACCCTGATCCTGGTCGGCGTCGGCATCCCCACCTCCGGCCTGTTGCGCCGGGGGCGCCTGGACCCGGCCACCAAGCAGTGGGTCTTCCCGCCTATCAAGGACCGCGGCCGCAGCCCCAACGACCTGGCCGCTACCCAGCACGAGCGCCGCTTCGAACTGGTCCACCTGGACCCGTTCAGCTACGAGACCCCGGCCGGAATCAACGCCTGGATCGTCCATCTGCGGGGGCTGGAGAAGTGCGTGCGGCTGCTGCACGACACAGCAGGCATGCTGACCGAGCAGGACATGCCGGAGTACCTTTTCCAACGCACCAACGGAGTCGTCGGGCTGCTGGAGAAGCTCATTCAGAGGGGCTGTCGGCTGGCTATCGAGAATGGCAGCGAGCGGCTGACCCGCACGCTCCTGGACCGCTGCGCGATCTCCCCCACCGACCTGGCGGACCTGGACGCGGAATCGGGTGAGCAGCCGGTGATCCCGCCGGTGCGCTCCAAGCCGCCCCAAAAGGCGCGGAGTCGCAACACCGTCTTCGACGACGACGGCCCGGCAGCGGAGTCGGCCGTATGA
- a CDS encoding TniQ family protein: MTGRALARSLAPLPEESLRGFLLRLSYRLNLPPSRVAHLCGLVTAQRRVPAGYLAGLPEDRAVVLARAARLTVGEARALTLADLADAYPPLAKGTAAFGRNHAAAQRHWAWDLSSRYCPSCLAGDSSPAQQALGGAWKLRWHLPVVFACLNHHSLLTSACPGCDTPANAHASGERLGLITQHSLANLHPAQCRQRPKGHSHPAWAKGTCGARLDQVPSRSGTLTAGDLRSLLALQQLIDRHLTPGSSSPGAPGSFFTDLVAAAHLITLSWPTGADLLGSPALAALVDLHVVASAAPTVPGRPGPGPGRTSRWAAPADSSLRGALLLAAKSLLGNDPADETALRDRVQPLAEAAFERIPANTAAAFRRWDFTPAMARAVARKTNGFYHAGGHRSSGLRLPSRADGFTSEEVPALLPTLWFDAHFAEVTRQLAPLGSWTARHLRRAASLKLVEMAAGGAWPDCAETLAIPWNTAQQSLKVLKRELSPGKLWPVFDHAVEAVAHDLDALADRVNYAERRRALAPWRLPDSDWAVLTQNLRLGCGASSPTGDTGTVLIWTVVTQGDHLHSPMTTALRAAQQSTQTLTASIAQLVTPANRKGSKIELLRRIDHYAEHLATTFDHGPIQPYPAETC; this comes from the coding sequence ATGACCGGCCGCGCCTTGGCCAGGAGCCTCGCCCCACTGCCAGAGGAATCCCTGCGCGGCTTCCTGCTGCGGCTGTCCTACCGCCTGAACCTGCCTCCAAGCCGCGTCGCCCACCTGTGCGGACTCGTTACCGCGCAACGGCGGGTGCCTGCCGGGTACCTTGCCGGGCTGCCCGAGGACCGGGCCGTCGTCCTGGCCCGCGCCGCTCGCCTGACCGTCGGCGAAGCCCGTGCGCTCACCCTGGCTGACCTGGCCGACGCCTACCCGCCGCTGGCCAAGGGCACCGCGGCTTTCGGCCGCAACCACGCCGCCGCGCAGCGGCACTGGGCCTGGGACCTCTCCAGCCGCTACTGCCCCTCGTGCCTAGCCGGCGACAGCAGTCCGGCCCAACAGGCCCTCGGCGGCGCCTGGAAGCTGCGCTGGCACCTCCCCGTCGTCTTCGCCTGCCTCAACCATCACAGCCTGCTCACCTCCGCCTGCCCCGGCTGCGACACCCCGGCCAACGCGCACGCCAGCGGCGAGCGTCTCGGCCTGATCACACAGCACTCACTCGCCAACCTTCACCCCGCCCAATGCCGCCAACGTCCAAAGGGCCACTCCCACCCCGCGTGGGCCAAGGGCACCTGCGGGGCGCGTCTGGACCAGGTCCCCAGCCGCAGCGGCACCCTGACGGCGGGCGATCTCCGGTCCCTGCTTGCGCTGCAGCAGCTGATCGACCGGCATCTCACGCCCGGGAGTTCTTCCCCCGGAGCACCCGGCTCCTTCTTCACCGACCTGGTCGCTGCCGCCCACCTGATCACGCTGAGCTGGCCAACCGGCGCGGACCTGCTCGGCTCCCCGGCCCTGGCCGCCCTGGTCGACCTGCACGTGGTGGCATCCGCCGCGCCAACCGTCCCCGGCAGGCCCGGGCCAGGGCCGGGGCGTACCTCGCGCTGGGCCGCCCCAGCCGACAGTTCCCTACGCGGAGCCCTCCTGCTGGCCGCCAAGAGTCTGCTCGGCAACGACCCTGCCGACGAAACCGCCCTGCGAGACCGTGTCCAGCCCTTGGCAGAAGCCGCGTTCGAACGTATTCCCGCCAACACGGCGGCAGCCTTCCGCCGGTGGGACTTCACCCCGGCCATGGCCCGTGCCGTCGCCCGCAAGACCAACGGCTTTTACCACGCGGGTGGGCACCGCTCATCCGGCCTCCGGTTGCCCTCACGCGCCGACGGCTTCACTTCCGAAGAGGTCCCCGCGCTCCTGCCCACACTCTGGTTCGACGCCCACTTTGCCGAGGTCACTCGACAACTGGCACCTTTGGGCAGTTGGACTGCCCGCCACCTACGCCGGGCAGCGTCACTCAAACTGGTCGAGATGGCGGCCGGAGGCGCCTGGCCCGATTGCGCCGAGACTCTGGCGATCCCATGGAACACCGCCCAGCAGAGCCTCAAGGTCCTCAAGCGCGAACTCTCTCCCGGCAAGCTGTGGCCAGTATTCGACCATGCCGTCGAGGCCGTGGCCCACGACCTCGACGCCCTCGCCGACCGTGTGAACTACGCCGAACGCCGCCGTGCCCTGGCCCCCTGGCGGCTTCCCGACTCCGACTGGGCCGTGCTGACCCAAAACCTCCGGCTCGGCTGCGGCGCCAGCTCTCCCACCGGGGACACCGGTACCGTCCTGATCTGGACGGTGGTCACCCAGGGTGACCACCTGCACAGTCCCATGACCACCGCCCTGCGCGCCGCCCAGCAGAGCACCCAGACCCTGACCGCGTCGATCGCCCAGCTCGTGACACCGGCCAACCGCAAGGGCAGCAAAATCGAGCTCCTGCGCCGAATCGACCACTACGCCGAGCATCTCGCCACTACCTTCGACCATGGTCCAATCCAGCCGTACCCGGCCGAAACCTGCTGA
- a CDS encoding TniQ family protein — MTQPGPLARSLAPLPGESMAGFLLRLSYRLRLTPHRVATLCGLACRSDSIPQEQLRGLPADTARKFARAAHLTDEEVEGLTLRGFTASYPPLAKLRACATSAPGLKSHVNWATNPVGRYCPQCLAGDGSTIQSAFGGPWQLRWHLPIVFACTVHRQLLECACPHCAQPLTGRVIRRYNLLQLPHVPGLHPLQCRSPAPGLPRAPRARNTPCGGRLDVPAASTTVLHEEDLERVLSLQHYLNLNLESGQQRGSAGAADRSFFPDLVLTAHLVTLTWPLGAAFLPSSALADLVDAHISDSGARSGAGFAARRSAPGEPARSAALLVAADTVLGNRTLASLRERIEPLTREAYRRSTSIADKLFTRSDVSAVLLRAAAPRIHGFQRRVANRYSLPGHLFRIEEVPPLLPQSWLDVHFPALTQKMPRMTRRLEHQLRQGGSLRLAELACGRKWRDCAPALGIPAGSAKRTMNVLGRELADSGLWLAFEESVDRVARDLDACDKRIDYARRRRLTADWKLTTEDWQRLCAGLPRLEQLAQKGDPRLGEAVVWSAVNQASYLCSPALTSRRTAPTTENLVRQVTVLYNPDRCRRSRRMLLDRLQRHAERLATACDQGLDLPISVAVQEAPQ; from the coding sequence ATGACCCAGCCGGGGCCGTTGGCCCGAAGTCTTGCCCCCCTACCGGGAGAGTCCATGGCCGGCTTCCTGCTGCGGCTGTCCTACCGGCTGAGGCTGACTCCCCACCGTGTAGCGACCCTGTGCGGGCTAGCCTGCCGCAGCGACAGCATCCCCCAGGAGCAACTGCGCGGACTACCCGCCGACACCGCACGCAAGTTCGCCCGCGCCGCGCACCTGACCGACGAGGAGGTCGAGGGCCTCACCCTTCGGGGGTTCACGGCCTCATACCCCCCGCTGGCCAAACTGCGGGCCTGCGCCACCTCGGCCCCCGGGCTCAAATCCCACGTCAACTGGGCCACGAACCCGGTCGGTCGCTACTGCCCACAGTGCCTGGCCGGCGATGGCAGCACGATACAGTCCGCCTTCGGCGGCCCCTGGCAGTTACGCTGGCACCTGCCAATCGTCTTCGCCTGCACCGTACACCGCCAGTTGCTGGAGTGCGCCTGCCCGCACTGCGCGCAGCCCTTGACCGGCCGCGTCATCCGTCGCTACAACCTGCTCCAGCTCCCGCACGTCCCGGGCCTGCACCCGCTGCAGTGCCGCAGTCCCGCCCCCGGCCTACCCCGCGCGCCGCGTGCCCGCAACACACCGTGCGGCGGACGCCTCGACGTGCCCGCCGCCTCCACAACTGTTCTGCACGAGGAGGATCTGGAACGCGTCCTTTCCCTGCAGCACTACCTGAACCTGAACCTGGAGTCCGGGCAGCAGCGTGGGAGCGCTGGAGCGGCGGACCGCTCGTTCTTCCCCGACCTGGTCCTGACAGCACACCTCGTCACGCTGACCTGGCCCCTGGGCGCCGCCTTCCTGCCGTCCTCGGCCCTCGCCGACCTGGTCGACGCGCACATCTCCGACTCGGGAGCCCGGTCCGGCGCCGGGTTCGCTGCGCGACGGTCCGCACCCGGCGAACCCGCCCGGAGCGCGGCCCTCCTCGTGGCCGCCGACACCGTCCTGGGCAACCGAACTCTGGCGTCGCTGCGCGAGCGCATCGAGCCGCTGACCCGCGAGGCGTACCGGCGATCGACCTCGATCGCCGACAAGCTGTTCACCCGCAGCGACGTCTCTGCTGTTCTGTTGCGCGCCGCCGCGCCGCGGATCCACGGCTTCCAGCGGCGCGTCGCCAATCGGTACTCCTTGCCCGGTCACCTGTTCCGGATCGAGGAGGTCCCACCCCTTCTGCCGCAAAGCTGGCTCGACGTACATTTCCCGGCTCTGACACAGAAGATGCCCCGGATGACCAGACGGTTGGAGCATCAACTGAGGCAGGGCGGGTCACTCCGGCTCGCCGAGCTGGCATGCGGCAGGAAATGGCGCGACTGCGCACCTGCCCTGGGGATTCCTGCAGGGAGCGCCAAGCGCACCATGAACGTCCTGGGCCGCGAGCTGGCGGACTCCGGCCTATGGCTGGCGTTCGAAGAGTCGGTCGACCGGGTGGCCCGGGACCTCGACGCCTGCGACAAGCGCATCGACTACGCCCGTCGGCGGCGGCTGACGGCGGACTGGAAGCTGACCACTGAGGACTGGCAGCGGCTGTGCGCTGGACTTCCCCGTCTCGAACAACTGGCACAGAAGGGGGACCCGCGCCTGGGCGAAGCCGTCGTCTGGAGCGCCGTGAACCAGGCCAGCTACCTCTGCAGCCCTGCCCTGACCAGCCGACGTACCGCTCCCACGACGGAAAACCTGGTCCGTCAGGTCACCGTGCTGTACAACCCCGACCGTTGCCGCCGGTCACGGCGCATGCTCCTCGACCGCCTCCAACGGCACGCAGAACGCCTCGCGACGGCCTGCGACCAAGGACTCGATCTGCCGATCTCCGTGGCCGTGCAGGAAGCACCGCAATGA